AATCCGTCGCCGACGAGAAGGGCGTCGAGACCGACGAGGTGCTGATGGACGCCTTCGCGACGCGGGTCTGTCTCGACCCCGAGCAGTTCGACGTCGTCGTCTGCCCGAACCTCGCGGGCGACGTGCTCTCGGATCTCGCCGCGGGACTGGTCGGCGGACTCGGCCTCCTGCCCTCGGCCAACGTCGGCCCCGAGCGCGGCCTGTTCGAACCCGTCCACGGCACCGCGCCCGACATCGCCGGCGAGGGCGTCGCGAACCCGGCCGCGACGATCGTCTCCGCCGCCATGCTGCTCGAGTACCTCGGCTACGACGAGGAGAGCGACCGCGTCCACGAGGCCGTCGAGGACACCCTCGAGAACGGGCCGCGGACGCCCGATCTGGGCGGCGACGCGTCGACCGAGGACGTGACCGACGCGATCATCGAGCGACTGTAACGGCGCTCGAGTCGCGGGCGCTCGATCGCGCGTTCCTCTCGTTATTCGCAGGCTGACTTTCGTTTCTGTATTACGGTTCGTCGCCGTTTCGAACGCTCGAGATGCGTATTTGCGGTCGAAGTTCACCGGTCTGTTTCCGACCCGTATTGTATTCGTCCTCTACGATCAGAAACGATCACGAATACCGGCATAAACAAATAAAACCGTGCAGGACGCAGGTAGATCGGAAGACCACCCAGGCACATGTTACCCGAACAGCGCAAACGGACGATCGTCGAACTCGTGTCGGAGCGGGACGGTTGCTCCGTCGAGGAGCTATCCGCCGAACTCGACGTCTCGAAGGCGACCATCCGGCGGGATCTGGACGCCCTCGAGGAGGAGCGCCTCGTCGAGCGATCCCACGGCGGCGCCGTCCCGGTGACGGCGGTCGGACGCGAGCAGACGTACGTCCAGAAGGAAGTCCAGAACCTCGAGGCGAAGACCGCGATCGGCGAGCGCGCCGCGACGGAGATCCACGACGGGCAGGTCGTCTTCTTCGACTCGGGGACGACGACGATGCAGGTCGCAAAGCGGGCGCCGACCGAGACGGCGTTCATTCCGGTGACGAACTCGCCCCTGCTGGCGCTCGAGCTCGGGAAGAACGCCGACGACGTCAAGCTCACCGGCGGGACGCTCCGCCACCGGACGCGGGCGCTCGTCGGTCCCAGCGCGGAGGCGTTCATGGATCGGACGAACTTCGACCTGCTCTTTCTGGGGACGAACGGTATCGCCGGCGACGGGAGCCTGACGACGCCGAACGAGGACGAGGCCCGGATCAAGGAGCTGATGGTCGAGAGCGCCGAGCGGGTCGTCCTCGTCACGGACGAGACCAAATTCGGCGAGCGGAGCTTCGTCGAGTTCGCGTCGCTCGCCGACGTGGACGTGCTGGTGACCGACGCGGAACCGGCCGGCGAGATCGAGGAGGCCTGCGCGGCGGCCGACGTGACCGTCGGCGTGGAGGTGCCGGATGATCGCTAGCGTGACGCTCAACCCGGCGGTCGACTACACGGTCGAGCTCTCCGAACCGCTGACCGACGGGGCCGTCGCCCGCTCGGACGAGCACCGCTACGACGCGGGCGGCAAGGGGATCAACGTCTCGAAGTACCTGACCGAACTCGGCGTCGAGACCGTTGCGACCGGCGTCGCCGGCGGCTTCCTCGGTCGCTCGCTCCTCGAGCGACTCTCCGCGGCGGCGATCGACGCCGACTTCGTCGAGATCGACGGCGAGACGCGGCTCAACACCACCCTCCTCGGCCCCGACGGGGAGTACAAGATCAACCAGAACGGCCCTCGGATCGCTCCGCCGGCGATCGAGGAGATCGTCGACACGCTTCGGGAATACGATCCCGAGACGGTCGTGATCGCCGGCAGTCTGCCGCCGGGAACCGGTCCCGAGACGATCGACCGCCTGGCCGCGGCCGGCCCCTGGGAGACGGTCGTCGACGTCGGCGGGGCGACCCTCGCCGACCTCGAGGCCGAGTACGCGCTCTGTAAACCCAACCACGAGGAGCTCGCGGCGGCGACGGGGCGGCGCGTGGACGACGTGCAGTCGGCGATCGCGGCCGCCGAGGAGCTACAGACTGACGGGTTCGAGCGCGTCGTCGCGTCCCTGGGCGCCGACGGCGCGATCATGGCGACGCCCGACCGAACGCTGCGCGCGCCGGCGGCGGACGTCGACGTGGTCGACACCGTCGGAGCGGGCGACGCCCTGTTGTCGGGCGTGCTCGCCGCTCGGACCCGCCAGGAATCGGACGCGGTCGCGCTCAGATCGGGCGTCGCCGTCGCTTCCCGGGTGGTCTCGGTGTCGGGGACGCGAGCGCCGTCGCTGACGGGGCTCCGGGACGAACGCGAGTCGATCAGCGTCTCCGCGTACTGATCGCCGCTCCGAATATCCGATCGAAACCATATTTCGAATAAATTCGATCTAAAACAAACATATTCGAAACCACTTTTGCAGCCGCTGTCGAAGAACTGCGGCAGAGATAGCATGGAAAACGATGTAGAATCACGACTCCGCGCCCACCTCCTCTCGGTCAAGGAGGATCTGATGACGGGCGTGTCGTTCATGATCCCGTTCGTGACGATCGGCGGGATCTTCCTCGCGCTCGCGTTCATGGTGGCGGAGCTGCCGTGGACGGCCGGCAACACCGAGACGGTGTTCGAGGAGACGGGCTCGATCGCGTGGTACATGGCCCAGATCGGCGATCTCGGGCTGACGATTATGATCCCCGTCTTGGGCGGGTACATCGCGTACGCGGTCGCGGACAAGCCCGGTCTCGCGCCCGGGTTCATCCTCTCGTGGGCGATCCAGCAGGAGGCGATCATCGAGGCCGCCGGCCTGGTCATCGGATTCGAAGCCGACGGAGCCGCCGCCGGCTTCCTCGGGGCGATCGTCGCCGGGCTGCTCGCCGGCTACGTCGCTCGCTGGATGAAGGGATGGTCGGTGCCGTCGGTCGTCTCCCAGATGATGCCGATCCTCGTGATTCCCGTCTTCACGACGCTGCTGCTCGCCCCGATCGTCATCCTCGGACTCGGCGTCCCGATCGCCATGATCGACGACGCGCTGACGTCCGCGCTCGAGGGGATGCAGGGGTCGAACGCCATCCTGCTCGGGGCGATCCTCGGCGCGATGATGGCGGTCGACATGGGCGGCCCGATCAACAAGGTCGCGTACGTGTTCGGGACCGTCCTCGTCGCGGACCAGATCTTCGCGCCGATGGCCGCCGTGATGATCGGCGGGATGGTCCCGCCGCTGGGCCTCGCGCTCTCGAACTTCATCGCGCCCCAGAAGTACTCCGCGGAGATGTACGAGAACGCGAAGGCGGCCGTCCCGCTCGGCCTCGCCTTCATCACCGAGGGAGCGATCCCATACGCCGCCGCCGACCCGCTCCGGGTGATTCCGTCGGCAGTTCTCGGCAGCGCGACGGCCGGCGCGGCCGCGCTCTGGCTCGGCGTGACGATGCCGGCGCCCCACGGCGGCATCTTCGTCGTGATCCTCTCGAGCAGCGCGCTGCTGTTCCTCGCCTGCATCGCGCTCGGAACGGCGGTCACCGCGACGGTCGCCACGCTGATCAAGCCCGACTACCACGAGCGCGTCGCCGGCGCCGAACCAGCGAAATCCGTAACCGATTCCGGACAGACGAACGCAGGACAGACGAACGACTGACTCCCCGACGCAACCCTCACCGTTCAACACCATAGCGATCATACGATGACTGTGTCCGAACCCACGATCGACGCCGTACTGACCCCCGAACTGATCACGCTCGAGGAACCGCCCGAAGAGAAGGCGGCCGCGATCGAGTTCCTGCTCGACCGCGCGGTCGACGCCGGCCGGGTCACCGACCGCGAGGCGGCCCTCGAGGCGCTGCTCGCCCGCGAGGAGGAGACGACGACCGGCGTCGGTATGGGAATCGGCATCCCGCACGCGAAGACCGACGCGGTCGCAGAGCCGACCATCGTCTTCGCGCGCTCCTCGGCCGGCATCGACTTCGACGCGATGGACGGCGAGCCGGCGACGCTGCTGTTCATGCTGCTCGTCCCCGCCGAGGGCGGCGAGGACCACCTCGAGCTCCTGAGTTCGCTCTCGCGGGCCCTGATGCACGACGACGTCCGCGAGCGCCTCCACGAGGCCGACTCGAAGGCGGCGATCGAGGAGACGATCACGGAGGCGGTCGCGTGATGGAGCGCACCGTCACCGTGGTCCCCGAGGACGGGCTCCACGCGCGGCCGGCCGCGAAGTTCGTCGAGACGGCGACC
This portion of the Haloterrigena gelatinilytica genome encodes:
- the glpR gene encoding HTH-type transcriptional regulator GlpR; the protein is MLPEQRKRTIVELVSERDGCSVEELSAELDVSKATIRRDLDALEEERLVERSHGGAVPVTAVGREQTYVQKEVQNLEAKTAIGERAATEIHDGQVVFFDSGTTTMQVAKRAPTETAFIPVTNSPLLALELGKNADDVKLTGGTLRHRTRALVGPSAEAFMDRTNFDLLFLGTNGIAGDGSLTTPNEDEARIKELMVESAERVVLVTDETKFGERSFVEFASLADVDVLVTDAEPAGEIEEACAAADVTVGVEVPDDR
- the pfkB gene encoding 1-phosphofructokinase, with product MIASVTLNPAVDYTVELSEPLTDGAVARSDEHRYDAGGKGINVSKYLTELGVETVATGVAGGFLGRSLLERLSAAAIDADFVEIDGETRLNTTLLGPDGEYKINQNGPRIAPPAIEEIVDTLREYDPETVVIAGSLPPGTGPETIDRLAAAGPWETVVDVGGATLADLEAEYALCKPNHEELAAATGRRVDDVQSAIAAAEELQTDGFERVVASLGADGAIMATPDRTLRAPAADVDVVDTVGAGDALLSGVLAARTRQESDAVALRSGVAVASRVVSVSGTRAPSLTGLRDERESISVSAY
- a CDS encoding PTS fructose transporter subunit IIC — protein: MENDVESRLRAHLLSVKEDLMTGVSFMIPFVTIGGIFLALAFMVAELPWTAGNTETVFEETGSIAWYMAQIGDLGLTIMIPVLGGYIAYAVADKPGLAPGFILSWAIQQEAIIEAAGLVIGFEADGAAAGFLGAIVAGLLAGYVARWMKGWSVPSVVSQMMPILVIPVFTTLLLAPIVILGLGVPIAMIDDALTSALEGMQGSNAILLGAILGAMMAVDMGGPINKVAYVFGTVLVADQIFAPMAAVMIGGMVPPLGLALSNFIAPQKYSAEMYENAKAAVPLGLAFITEGAIPYAAADPLRVIPSAVLGSATAGAAALWLGVTMPAPHGGIFVVILSSSALLFLACIALGTAVTATVATLIKPDYHERVAGAEPAKSVTDSGQTNAGQTND
- a CDS encoding PTS sugar transporter subunit IIA, with protein sequence MTVSEPTIDAVLTPELITLEEPPEEKAAAIEFLLDRAVDAGRVTDREAALEALLAREEETTTGVGMGIGIPHAKTDAVAEPTIVFARSSAGIDFDAMDGEPATLLFMLLVPAEGGEDHLELLSSLSRALMHDDVRERLHEADSKAAIEETITEAVA